One genomic window of Kaistia geumhonensis includes the following:
- a CDS encoding DUF1491 family protein, producing the protein MRVTSALFVSALVRRAMVGGAFAAVTRRGASEAGAIFVVVDRLDGGFDLYGQAPQSAFLDSDRPTDRLFTRIESGVARERILTRLGSEERFDPDLYVVEIEDKQARPFLNVVEA; encoded by the coding sequence ATGCGAGTCACCTCGGCGCTCTTCGTGTCGGCGCTGGTGCGACGCGCGATGGTGGGCGGCGCCTTCGCCGCGGTCACGCGGCGCGGCGCTTCCGAGGCCGGCGCCATCTTCGTGGTGGTCGATCGGCTCGACGGCGGCTTCGATCTCTACGGCCAAGCGCCGCAGAGCGCCTTCCTCGACAGCGACAGGCCGACGGATCGCCTCTTCACGCGGATCGAATCCGGCGTCGCGCGCGAGAGGATTCTGACCCGTCTCGGCTCGGAGGAGCGCTTCGATCCCGATCTCTATGTCGTCGAGATCGAGGACAAGCAGGCGCGGCCCTTCCTCAATGTGGTCGAGGCCTGA
- a CDS encoding peptidoglycan-binding domain-containing protein, with protein MPERRPKPKPVVRRRDVYTEPDGLFGRITDAVIENPVRTGGFVMVVIVVGAIVTNAAYFQTAHHPAPFFATRPDAGTEATSTVPLPKQRAGQNAANQPAKAEKPLASAPAAAPIPTDPVALLMETQRSLAALKLYDGAVDGKMGRQTRAAITAFETEQGLPATGQPSARLLALLRKVLPRSSNAAPSGDGPAAAALPAQPADPTATGSIDPIQSAARIRKVQSALNDIGYGPIRVDGNGGGDTEDAVRRFELDNGLALTGEVNDMVVQKLIAIGAMKSI; from the coding sequence TTGCCTGAGCGTCGCCCGAAGCCGAAGCCGGTGGTGCGCCGCCGCGACGTCTATACCGAGCCGGACGGTCTTTTCGGCCGCATCACCGATGCCGTGATCGAGAATCCGGTCCGCACCGGCGGCTTCGTCATGGTCGTCATCGTCGTCGGAGCCATCGTCACCAACGCGGCCTATTTCCAGACGGCGCATCATCCGGCGCCCTTCTTCGCCACCCGGCCCGATGCAGGCACGGAGGCGACGAGCACGGTGCCGCTGCCGAAGCAGCGGGCTGGGCAGAACGCGGCGAACCAGCCGGCGAAGGCCGAGAAGCCGCTCGCGAGCGCCCCGGCGGCTGCGCCGATCCCAACCGATCCCGTCGCGCTGCTCATGGAGACGCAGCGCTCGCTCGCGGCGCTGAAGCTCTATGACGGCGCGGTCGACGGCAAGATGGGCCGCCAGACCCGCGCCGCGATCACCGCCTTCGAGACCGAGCAGGGCCTGCCGGCAACGGGGCAGCCCAGCGCCAGGCTGCTGGCGCTGCTGAGGAAGGTGCTGCCGAGGTCGAGCAACGCGGCGCCTTCGGGCGATGGTCCAGCCGCCGCCGCCTTGCCGGCGCAGCCAGCCGACCCGACCGCCACCGGCTCGATCGACCCGATCCAGTCCGCCGCCCGCATTCGCAAGGTCCAGTCGGCCCTGAACGATATCGGCTACGGCCCGATCCGCGTCGACGGAAACGGCGGCGGGGATACCGAGGATGCGGTGCGGCGCTTCGAACTCGACAACGGCCTTGCGCTGACCGGCGAGGTCAACGACATGGTGGTCCAGAAGCTGATCGCGATCGGCGCGATGAAATCCATCTAG
- a CDS encoding sensor histidine kinase yields the protein MTVSFEPLRRIMDGLVHGRAAEDPLVAARHRSFIAAHLAAGLLALLAIPVWLAVAGLPSPAVAIAFLLFVAPLPIAAFLSRTGRYGVAQLLSSAALATLVAWLAAFTGGMTSPALTWLVLVPAEAGLAGSRRVMGAAAGLAVAALAAVLLLTAAGALPVQLAVQPAFGPAVIAGAVLYAALIAIRVETLHAEASAAARLGDNRYRLLADNATDLITRHLANGDVTFASPAARALAACPPADLLGQGLFHRVLIGDRPAFLRALSEADRTGETVTAEFRLRVGPEEAGGFTWVEMRCRPVVDPASGRGVVAVTRDINFRKAQEAAFAEASRAADEANRAKSQFLANMSHELRTPLNAIIGFSDILEQQLFGRFEFERHRDYARLIRSSGEHLLEVVNSILDMSKIEAGRFEIHVEPVPVAGLVESAIEMMSHQIASRHLRLERRIEPGLPDLLADRRACRQILLNLLSNAAKFTEAGGTVTIAAREGQGGIVVEVADTGIGISADDLPRLGTPFVQADADINRRYEGTGLGLSVVKGLVHLHGGTLAIASKPGEGTTVSVTLPAETVARPTERRAAPGGMAYEKERRIA from the coding sequence ATGACGGTTTCCTTCGAGCCCTTGCGGCGGATCATGGATGGGCTGGTGCACGGCCGCGCGGCGGAGGACCCGCTGGTCGCCGCCCGTCACCGCAGCTTCATCGCCGCGCATCTCGCCGCCGGGCTGCTGGCGCTGCTCGCGATCCCGGTCTGGCTGGCCGTCGCGGGCTTGCCGTCGCCCGCGGTGGCCATCGCCTTCCTGCTGTTCGTTGCGCCGCTGCCGATCGCGGCGTTCCTTTCGCGCACCGGACGTTATGGGGTAGCTCAACTCCTCTCCTCGGCAGCGCTCGCGACGCTCGTCGCATGGCTCGCGGCCTTTACGGGGGGCATGACCTCGCCCGCCTTGACCTGGCTCGTTCTGGTGCCTGCGGAAGCTGGGCTCGCCGGATCGCGACGCGTGATGGGCGCCGCTGCCGGCCTCGCCGTCGCGGCGCTCGCCGCGGTGCTTCTCCTGACAGCGGCAGGCGCCCTGCCGGTGCAACTCGCGGTTCAGCCGGCGTTCGGCCCGGCCGTGATCGCCGGCGCCGTCCTCTACGCGGCCCTCATCGCGATCCGTGTCGAGACGCTGCATGCTGAGGCCAGCGCGGCGGCGCGGCTCGGCGACAATCGGTATCGCCTGCTCGCGGACAACGCGACCGACCTCATCACCCGGCATTTGGCCAATGGCGACGTGACCTTCGCTTCGCCGGCCGCTCGCGCGCTGGCGGCATGCCCGCCGGCCGACCTTCTCGGGCAGGGCTTGTTCCATCGCGTGCTGATCGGAGACCGGCCGGCCTTTCTCCGCGCGCTGTCCGAAGCGGACCGCACCGGCGAGACCGTGACGGCGGAATTCCGCCTGCGCGTCGGCCCGGAGGAGGCGGGTGGCTTCACCTGGGTCGAGATGCGCTGCCGGCCGGTCGTCGATCCTGCCTCGGGGCGCGGCGTGGTCGCCGTCACCCGCGACATCAACTTCCGCAAGGCGCAGGAAGCCGCCTTCGCCGAAGCGAGCCGGGCCGCCGACGAGGCGAACCGCGCCAAGAGCCAGTTCCTCGCCAATATGAGCCATGAACTGCGAACACCGCTCAACGCCATCATCGGTTTTTCCGACATTCTCGAACAACAGCTCTTCGGCCGATTCGAGTTCGAGCGTCATCGCGACTATGCGCGGCTGATCCGCTCCTCGGGCGAGCACCTCCTCGAGGTGGTGAACAGCATTCTCGACATGTCGAAGATCGAGGCCGGCCGTTTCGAGATCCATGTCGAGCCGGTCCCGGTCGCCGGGCTGGTCGAGAGCGCGATCGAGATGATGTCGCATCAGATCGCGAGCCGTCATCTCCGTCTCGAGCGACGCATCGAGCCCGGCTTGCCGGATCTTCTCGCCGACCGCCGCGCCTGCCGGCAGATCCTGCTCAACCTCCTCTCCAACGCCGCCAAGTTCACCGAGGCGGGCGGGACGGTGACGATCGCCGCGCGGGAAGGTCAGGGCGGCATCGTCGTTGAGGTCGCAGATACCGGCATCGGCATCTCGGCCGACGACCTGCCACGCCTCGGCACGCCCTTCGTCCAGGCGGATGCCGACATCAACCGCCGCTACGAAGGCACCGGGCTCGGCCTCTCTGTAGTGAAGGGCCTCGTGCACCTGCATGGCGGAACGCTCGCCATCGCCAGCAAGCCGGGCGAGGGCACGACGGTCTCCGTCACGCTGCCCGCCGAAACCGTGGCGCGGCCGACCGAACGGCGCGCGGCGCCGGGCGGCATGGCCTATGAGAAGGAGCGCCGCATTGCCTGA
- a CDS encoding DUF5330 domain-containing protein, whose translation MFIIRAVFWLTVVLLLIPGSGSKDETSFTSGAADALLAARGVVADLSGICQRQPDVCVHGGAALQSLGARAWQNAAMIAGRFGGHSAGANAHQDAEPVAALPATGTLRAEDIAPRAVPAAHPDGKA comes from the coding sequence TTGTTCATCATCCGCGCCGTGTTCTGGCTGACGGTCGTGCTGCTGCTGATCCCCGGCAGCGGAAGCAAGGACGAAACATCCTTCACCAGTGGCGCCGCCGATGCCCTGCTCGCGGCGCGCGGCGTCGTCGCCGATCTTTCAGGCATCTGCCAGCGCCAGCCCGATGTCTGCGTCCATGGCGGCGCTGCGCTGCAAAGCCTCGGTGCGCGCGCCTGGCAGAATGCCGCGATGATCGCCGGGCGCTTCGGCGGTCATTCCGCCGGCGCGAACGCCCATCAGGACGCGGAACCCGTCGCAGCCCTCCCCGCCACCGGCACGCTGAGGGCCGAGGACATCGCACCGCGCGCTGTGCCGGCGGCTCATCCTGACGGCAAGGCCTGA
- a CDS encoding SufE family protein gives MDTPALPSIETIIDDFAFLDEWEDRYRYLIELGRQLPPLADEAHNDANRVQGCASQVWLQKSLREGKDGRRLDFEGDSDALIVRGLVAIVIALFSGRTPAEILSTDAEAVFARLGLKDHLSQQRSNGLRSMVARIRAEAAAAA, from the coding sequence ATGGACACGCCCGCACTGCCCTCGATCGAGACGATCATCGACGACTTCGCCTTTCTCGATGAATGGGAGGACCGCTACCGCTATCTCATCGAGCTCGGACGGCAATTGCCTCCGCTCGCCGACGAGGCTCATAACGACGCCAACAGGGTCCAGGGCTGCGCGAGTCAGGTGTGGCTGCAGAAGTCGCTGCGCGAGGGCAAGGACGGGCGGCGCCTGGACTTCGAAGGCGACAGCGATGCACTGATCGTCCGCGGCCTCGTCGCCATCGTCATCGCTCTCTTCTCGGGGCGTACTCCGGCTGAGATCCTTTCCACCGATGCCGAGGCGGTCTTCGCACGGCTCGGCCTCAAGGATCACCTCTCGCAGCAGCGATCGAACGGTCTTCGTTCGATGGTCGCTCGGATCAGGGCCGAGGCGGCGGCAGCCGCCTGA
- a CDS encoding DUF6456 domain-containing protein yields MTMDADERRLAKRLSVAGAIVTISSDEATLVSGEPKAQRCRVAVSVAAVRGLLARGALEGAGDAGCYRLSPAGRLMLRRMLAGGDLAAQHQDRTTAVITMAGERRAVTVNRGESPLAWLRARKGRDGQPLIDAAAFDAGERLRTDFTRGQMMPSVTASWNPAASGARGSGHAGGVAELTDAALAARLRVGRAVECLGPELAGAVVDFCCFLKGIDQIESERGWPQRSAKLVIRLGLSALARHYGLAGEAVGRERRRIV; encoded by the coding sequence ATGACGATGGATGCTGACGAGCGCAGGCTGGCAAAGCGCCTCTCCGTCGCCGGAGCCATCGTGACCATCTCGTCGGACGAGGCCACACTCGTGAGTGGCGAGCCGAAGGCGCAGCGGTGCAGGGTCGCGGTCAGCGTGGCGGCGGTTCGCGGCCTGCTCGCGCGTGGAGCGCTCGAGGGGGCGGGCGACGCGGGATGCTACCGACTGTCGCCTGCGGGCCGGCTCATGCTTCGCCGGATGCTTGCCGGAGGCGACCTCGCTGCCCAGCATCAGGACCGCACGACGGCGGTGATCACGATGGCCGGCGAGCGGCGCGCGGTCACGGTCAATCGCGGCGAGAGCCCGCTCGCCTGGCTCCGGGCCCGCAAGGGCCGCGACGGCCAGCCGCTCATTGATGCGGCGGCCTTCGATGCGGGCGAGCGGCTTCGCACCGATTTTACGCGTGGCCAGATGATGCCGTCCGTCACCGCGAGCTGGAATCCGGCGGCGAGCGGCGCGCGCGGCAGCGGCCATGCCGGCGGCGTCGCCGAGTTGACCGATGCAGCCCTCGCGGCGCGGCTGCGCGTCGGAAGGGCGGTCGAGTGCCTCGGGCCGGAGCTTGCCGGCGCCGTGGTCGACTTCTGCTGCTTCCTGAAAGGCATCGACCAGATCGAGAGCGAACGCGGCTGGCCCCAGCGTTCGGCAAAGCTGGTGATCCGGCTCGGTCTTTCCGCGCTCGCCCGCCACTACGGCCTCGCCGGCGAGGCGGTCGGGCGGGAGCGCCGGCGCATCGTCTGA
- a CDS encoding helix-turn-helix domain-containing protein: MLTEAIGEALGVRPDRILSPVRGTARVALARQVAIYLARTRLGLSFTEAGRLFRRDRTTAAHACRRIEESRDDAHFDALIDRLDVAIAGRLATRDISR, from the coding sequence ATGCTCACAGAGGCGATCGGCGAGGCGCTCGGCGTCAGGCCTGACCGCATCCTGTCGCCGGTGCGCGGCACGGCCCGTGTGGCACTCGCTCGGCAGGTCGCGATCTATCTCGCTCGCACGAGGCTCGGCCTTTCTTTCACAGAAGCTGGACGGCTCTTCCGCCGAGACCGCACGACCGCCGCCCATGCCTGCCGCCGGATCGAGGAGTCGCGGGACGACGCCCACTTCGATGCGCTCATCGACCGCCTGGATGTCGCGATCGCCGGCCGGCTCGCCACGCGGGACATCTCCCGATGA
- a CDS encoding MucR family transcriptional regulator: MSDKIVGSDLIDLTADIVSAYVSNNSVSAADLPGLISEVFQALNRTHGGVVEPEPEPLKPAVNPKKSVFPDYIVCLEDGKKFKSLKRHLRTHYDLSPEEYREKWGLPADYPMVAPNYAAARSELAKKMGLGQQRKRR; encoded by the coding sequence ATGAGCGACAAAATCGTAGGCAGCGACCTGATCGATCTGACGGCGGATATCGTGTCGGCTTACGTCAGCAACAACTCGGTCTCCGCGGCTGATCTGCCGGGGTTGATCTCCGAGGTTTTCCAGGCGCTCAACCGCACGCATGGCGGCGTCGTCGAGCCGGAGCCGGAGCCGTTGAAGCCCGCCGTGAACCCGAAGAAGTCGGTGTTCCCGGACTACATCGTCTGCCTCGAGGACGGGAAGAAGTTCAAGTCGCTGAAGCGCCACCTGCGCACGCACTATGATCTGTCGCCCGAAGAATATCGCGAGAAGTGGGGCCTGCCGGCCGACTATCCGATGGTCGCCCCGAACTACGCCGCTGCGCGCTCCGAGCTCGCCAAGAAGATGGGCCTCGGCCAGCAGCGCAAGCGCCGCTGA
- a CDS encoding proton-conducting transporter transmembrane domain-containing protein: MTETLLLAPFWPLLAGSLAVLFARGRLQDLVFVAAPLLALVLVWTVPDGNETVGWLGMVLKPVSPDATARLFGTAFAFAAIAGAVFALDQKSTAERAAVLLYAAAAQGVVFAGDLLSLFVFWELMAIGSTLVIFANGAARAGTRYALMHAFGGVLLFAGVAGSIGDGGIALRPFEADSIASLLILAGVLVNAGAPPVSAWVADAYPRASWSGAVFLSAFTTKAAVAVLIRLFPGESMLIPIGLVMAVYGMVYALIENDIRRLLSYSIVGQVGFMVVAVGIGTPLALGAAAAHAFVHILYKSLLMMAAGAVLRATGTARLTALGGLARAMPATTLAMILGGLALAALPLTAGFVSKSAIMQALAEDHAATAWFLLTAVSAGSLLYAGLRLPWFAMLRPKPGPATAWAAPVSMVAAMAIVAAAILAIGFMPSLLTMLVPAIAGVAVLTPDHILFQIMLLVGALICFAMFLTILAPRAGITVDSDWLWRVAPSLFGRRASAVWRAARLALLPASDAARQENRLLARAWVRMTSDAGNWRTGDIALAATALLGIVLLIAAL; the protein is encoded by the coding sequence ATGACTGAGACGCTGCTGCTCGCCCCGTTCTGGCCGCTGCTCGCCGGAAGCCTCGCCGTCCTGTTCGCCCGCGGTCGCCTGCAGGACCTCGTCTTCGTCGCCGCGCCGCTTCTGGCACTCGTCCTCGTCTGGACCGTTCCGGACGGCAACGAGACGGTCGGCTGGCTCGGCATGGTGCTGAAGCCGGTCTCGCCCGACGCCACCGCGCGGCTCTTCGGCACTGCATTCGCCTTTGCGGCGATTGCGGGCGCCGTCTTCGCGCTCGACCAGAAAAGCACGGCGGAGCGCGCTGCCGTGCTTCTTTATGCCGCCGCCGCGCAAGGGGTGGTCTTCGCCGGCGACCTGCTCAGCCTCTTCGTGTTTTGGGAACTGATGGCCATCGGTTCGACGCTGGTCATCTTCGCCAACGGAGCGGCGCGGGCGGGCACCCGCTACGCGCTCATGCATGCTTTCGGCGGCGTGCTGCTCTTCGCGGGCGTCGCCGGTTCGATCGGCGATGGCGGCATCGCGCTTCGACCGTTCGAAGCCGACTCCATCGCATCGCTGCTGATCCTCGCCGGCGTGCTGGTCAATGCCGGTGCGCCGCCCGTTTCGGCCTGGGTTGCCGATGCCTATCCGCGGGCGTCGTGGTCGGGCGCGGTGTTCCTCTCCGCCTTCACGACCAAGGCGGCGGTCGCGGTTCTGATCCGGCTGTTCCCGGGTGAATCCATGCTGATCCCGATCGGCCTCGTCATGGCCGTCTACGGCATGGTCTACGCGCTGATCGAGAACGATATCCGGCGCCTGCTCTCCTATTCGATCGTCGGGCAGGTCGGCTTCATGGTGGTCGCCGTCGGCATCGGCACTCCTCTGGCACTCGGGGCGGCCGCGGCACATGCCTTCGTCCACATCCTCTACAAGTCGCTCCTGATGATGGCGGCGGGCGCCGTCCTGCGAGCGACGGGCACGGCGCGGCTGACGGCGCTCGGTGGTCTGGCGCGGGCCATGCCGGCGACGACGCTCGCGATGATCCTCGGCGGCCTCGCACTCGCGGCCTTGCCTCTGACGGCGGGCTTCGTGAGCAAATCCGCTATCATGCAGGCGCTGGCCGAAGACCACGCCGCGACTGCCTGGTTCCTGTTGACCGCGGTCTCGGCAGGCTCGCTGCTCTATGCCGGGCTTCGTCTGCCCTGGTTCGCCATGCTTCGGCCAAAGCCGGGTCCGGCTACCGCGTGGGCGGCGCCCGTCAGCATGGTTGCCGCGATGGCGATCGTCGCCGCGGCGATTCTCGCGATCGGATTCATGCCGTCCCTGCTGACCATGCTGGTTCCGGCGATCGCGGGCGTCGCCGTGCTGACCCCCGACCATATCCTGTTCCAGATCATGCTGCTTGTCGGCGCGCTGATTTGTTTCGCAATGTTTCTGACAATACTTGCGCCGCGTGCGGGCATTACCGTCGACAGCGACTGGTTGTGGCGAGTGGCGCCGTCCCTATTCGGCCGTCGCGCCAGCGCCGTATGGCGAGCAGCACGGCTCGCCCTCCTTCCTGCCTCCGATGCGGCGCGGCAGGAAAATCGTCTGCTTGCAAGGGCTTGGGTGAGGATGACATCGGATGCCGGCAACTGGCGAACCGGCGATATCGCGCTCGCGGCGACCGCACTTCTGGGTATCGTTCTGTTGATCGCAGCCTTGTGA
- a CDS encoding proton-conducting transporter transmembrane domain-containing protein: protein MTTLFSNELLLVLALAVPAAVALLVALVGRRPNLREAVSLAGALLLAVVVFLLLARVLEGARPSLHLVTIAPGLDLALALEPLGMLFACVAATLWIANTVYSIGYMRGNDEPRQTPFYCAFAVAIFSTMGVALSGNLITLFLFYELLSISTFPLVTHKQSAEAMRAGRTYLLTLIGASMILLLPAIVWTAVATGTTAFTPGGILAGHVGPLGMAVLFGMFVFGAAKAAVMPLHRWLPAAMVAPTPVSALLHAVAVVKAGVFTILKVSVYVFGLDTLRETGASAWLVYVAGFTVVAASLVALTADDLKRRLAYSTIGQLSYIVMAAAIATPAAAIGAALHIAAHAVSKITLFFAAGSVYTAEHVTKVSRMNGIGRRMPWTMAAFAIGTVSMIGLPPTAGFLGKWFMLGAAGSAADWFAVGVIVVSTVLNGAYFLPILTAAFLKPAGGPVAEAPLAIVVALTATAAGTVLLFLFPDVPLRLASAMVAP, encoded by the coding sequence ATGACCACGCTTTTCTCCAACGAGTTGCTGCTCGTCCTCGCCCTGGCGGTTCCGGCCGCGGTCGCCCTGCTCGTGGCGCTGGTCGGCCGCCGGCCGAACCTCCGCGAGGCTGTCAGTCTTGCCGGCGCCCTGTTGCTCGCCGTGGTCGTGTTCCTGCTGCTGGCGCGCGTGCTCGAAGGGGCGCGGCCCTCGCTGCATCTCGTGACGATCGCGCCGGGTCTCGATCTCGCACTGGCGCTTGAGCCGCTCGGCATGCTGTTCGCCTGCGTCGCCGCGACGCTCTGGATCGCCAACACGGTCTATTCGATCGGCTATATGCGCGGAAACGACGAGCCGCGACAGACGCCGTTCTATTGCGCCTTCGCAGTGGCGATCTTCTCCACCATGGGCGTTGCGCTGTCCGGCAATCTCATCACGCTGTTCCTCTTCTACGAACTCCTGTCGATCTCGACCTTCCCGCTCGTGACCCACAAGCAGAGCGCGGAGGCGATGCGGGCCGGTCGCACCTATCTTCTGACGCTGATCGGCGCCTCGATGATCCTGCTGCTGCCGGCCATCGTGTGGACGGCGGTTGCCACGGGCACGACTGCGTTCACGCCCGGCGGCATCCTGGCGGGCCATGTCGGGCCGCTCGGCATGGCGGTGCTGTTCGGCATGTTCGTCTTCGGCGCGGCGAAGGCGGCCGTCATGCCGCTGCATCGATGGCTGCCGGCGGCCATGGTGGCGCCGACGCCTGTCTCGGCGCTCCTGCATGCCGTCGCGGTCGTCAAGGCCGGCGTCTTCACGATCCTCAAGGTCAGTGTCTACGTCTTCGGCCTGGACACGCTGCGCGAGACGGGCGCCTCGGCATGGCTCGTCTATGTCGCCGGGTTCACCGTTGTCGCTGCCTCGCTCGTGGCGCTGACGGCCGACGATCTGAAGCGCCGGCTGGCCTATTCGACGATCGGCCAGCTCTCCTACATCGTCATGGCGGCGGCCATCGCGACCCCGGCCGCCGCCATCGGCGCGGCACTGCACATCGCCGCCCATGCCGTCTCCAAGATCACGCTCTTCTTCGCGGCCGGCTCCGTCTATACCGCCGAACATGTCACCAAGGTCAGCCGCATGAATGGCATCGGCCGCCGCATGCCCTGGACCATGGCGGCCTTCGCGATCGGCACGGTGTCGATGATCGGTCTGCCGCCGACGGCGGGCTTCCTCGGCAAGTGGTTCATGCTCGGCGCCGCGGGCAGCGCAGCCGACTGGTTCGCCGTCGGCGTGATCGTCGTCTCCACCGTGCTGAACGGCGCCTATTTCCTGCCGATCCTGACGGCCGCGTTCCTGAAACCGGCCGGTGGCCCCGTTGCGGAAGCGCCGCTCGCGATCGTCGTGGCCCTGACGGCGACTGCCGCGGGGACGGTGCTTCTCTTCCTCTTCCCGGATGTGCCGCTTCGTCTGGCCAGCGCGATGGTGGCGCCGTGA
- a CDS encoding monovalent cation/H+ antiporter subunit D family protein, with the protein MSLAALQHHLPVLVVLMPLLGGLLVAIIRHPAASWPIAMAATAASLACALALSREVAANGVISYALGGFPPELGIEYRVDAVNVLILVVVTFMALATIAFARLSVASEIDEGRQPWFYTMMLVATSGLLGMAVTGDAFNAFVFLEISSLATYTLIALGRDRRALVAAYQYLIVGTIGATFYVIGVGLLYLATGTLNLALIAERLPDVASPRALLAAEAFILVGIALKLALFPLHAWLPNAYGYAPSAATVLLASTATKVAVYLLARYIFGIFGLHREFGDISGASLLVLLSLAAMFLASAAAIFQNDVKRLLAFSSIGQIGYITLGIAIANSDALTGAFLHIANHAVMKGAAFMAIGAILYRCGSERLEDLAGIGRSMPVTGAVLTIAGLALIGVPGTSGFVSKWYLVAGAFEAGKGWLGLMIVASSFLAVLYVGRIMEVVWFRPPGRVAAAATEASPALLVPLVTLAVLTVLLGIAASWPAEMASSAARALLGARP; encoded by the coding sequence ATGAGCCTCGCCGCGCTACAGCATCACCTGCCTGTGCTTGTCGTCCTGATGCCGCTGCTTGGCGGGCTCCTGGTCGCGATCATCCGTCATCCGGCCGCGTCCTGGCCGATCGCGATGGCCGCCACCGCCGCGAGCCTTGCCTGCGCTCTCGCCCTCTCGCGCGAGGTCGCCGCCAACGGCGTGATCTCCTATGCGCTCGGCGGCTTTCCGCCCGAGCTCGGCATCGAGTACCGGGTCGATGCCGTCAACGTCCTCATTCTCGTCGTCGTCACCTTCATGGCACTGGCGACGATCGCCTTCGCCCGCCTCAGCGTGGCGTCCGAGATCGACGAAGGGCGCCAGCCCTGGTTCTACACGATGATGCTCGTCGCCACGTCCGGCCTGCTCGGCATGGCGGTCACCGGCGACGCCTTCAACGCCTTCGTTTTCCTCGAGATTTCGTCGCTCGCCACCTACACGCTGATCGCGCTCGGCCGCGATCGCCGCGCGCTCGTCGCCGCCTACCAGTATCTCATCGTCGGAACCATCGGCGCGACCTTCTATGTCATCGGCGTCGGGCTTCTCTATCTCGCGACGGGCACGCTCAACCTCGCGCTGATCGCCGAGCGCCTGCCGGACGTCGCCTCGCCGCGCGCGCTTCTCGCCGCGGAGGCCTTCATCCTCGTCGGCATCGCCCTCAAGCTGGCGCTCTTCCCGCTGCATGCCTGGCTCCCCAACGCCTATGGCTATGCCCCCTCGGCCGCGACGGTCCTGCTCGCGTCCACGGCGACCAAGGTCGCGGTCTACCTGCTGGCCCGCTACATCTTCGGCATTTTCGGCCTGCATCGCGAGTTCGGCGATATCTCGGGCGCCTCGCTGCTGGTTCTCCTGTCTCTCGCGGCGATGTTCCTCGCTTCGGCGGCTGCGATCTTCCAGAACGACGTGAAGCGTCTTCTCGCTTTCTCGTCGATCGGGCAGATCGGCTACATCACGCTCGGCATCGCCATCGCCAATTCCGATGCGCTCACCGGCGCGTTCCTGCATATCGCCAACCACGCCGTGATGAAGGGGGCAGCCTTCATGGCGATCGGCGCCATCCTCTATCGCTGCGGCAGCGAGCGGCTCGAGGACCTCGCCGGAATCGGCCGCAGCATGCCGGTCACCGGCGCTGTGCTGACGATTGCCGGACTGGCGCTGATCGGCGTCCCTGGCACGAGCGGCTTCGTCTCCAAATGGTATCTGGTCGCCGGCGCCTTCGAGGCCGGCAAGGGCTGGCTCGGCCTCATGATCGTCGCGAGTTCTTTCCTGGCGGTGCTCTATGTCGGGCGGATCATGGAGGTCGTCTGGTTTCGCCCGCCTGGTCGGGTTGCCGCTGCCGCCACCGAGGCCTCTCCCGCGCTGCTCGTTCCGCTTGTGACTCTGGCCGTCCTGACGGTCCTGCTCGGCATCGCGGCGTCCTGGCCGGCGGAGATGGCGAGCAGTGCCGCGCGGGCGCTTCTCGGGGCGCGGCCATGA
- a CDS encoding cation:proton antiporter subunit C has protein sequence MTFVETLASEATRYVIVIVMVAGLYTVIARGNLIKKLVGLSLFQSSVYLLYLLPAKIFGGTAPILDDRFGVYSNPLPHVLILTAIVVGIGTLALGLALAIRIKGAYGTIEESEILARDAARAEGKERGA, from the coding sequence ATGACCTTCGTCGAGACGCTCGCCTCCGAAGCCACGCGCTATGTGATCGTCATCGTGATGGTCGCGGGACTCTACACGGTCATCGCGCGCGGCAACCTCATCAAGAAGCTCGTCGGTCTGTCGCTGTTCCAGTCCTCGGTCTACCTGCTCTACCTGTTGCCGGCCAAGATCTTCGGCGGCACCGCGCCGATCCTCGACGACCGCTTCGGGGTCTATTCCAACCCTCTGCCGCATGTGCTGATCCTCACCGCCATCGTCGTCGGCATCGGCACGCTGGCGCTCGGTCTCGCCCTCGCGATCCGCATCAAGGGCGCCTATGGCACGATCGAGGAGAGCGAGATCCTGGCACGCGACGCCGCGAGAGCCGAAGGCAAGGAGCGCGGTGCATGA